One Canis lupus familiaris isolate Mischka breed German Shepherd chromosome 20, alternate assembly UU_Cfam_GSD_1.0, whole genome shotgun sequence genomic region harbors:
- the FAM3D gene encoding protein FAM3D isoform X2 — translation MRVSGVLRLLALIFALVTTWIFIRSYVSLDMKTIRLPRWLGFSSAKKIRVVKTKCGLSKPCPNDFFAFKISSGAANVVGPTVCFENLVIMSPVKNNVGRGLNIALVNGTTGMVLTQKYFDMYSGDIKLLEKFLQEIPEGALVLVASYDDPGTKMNDETRKLLSSLGSSYAKQLGFRDSWVFLGAKNLKDKSPFEQFLKNNPGTNKYDGWPELLELEGCVPRKVF, via the exons ATGAGAGTGTCAG GTGTGCTTCGCCTCCTGGCCCTCATCTTTGCCCTGGTCACCACATGGATCTTTATTCGCAGCTATGTCAGCTTAGACATGAAAACTATCCGTCTGCCCCGCTGGCTGG GTTTCAGCAGCGCCAAGAAGATCC GGGTCGTGAAGACCAAGTGCGGCCTCAGCAAGCCCTGCCCAAACGACTTCTTCGCCTTTAAAATCAGCAGCGGAGCCGCTAACGTGGTGGGCCCCACCGTGTGCTTCGAAAATCTTGT gatcATGAGTCCCGTGAAAAACAATGTGGGCAGAGGCCTGAACATTGCCCTGGTGAATG GAACCACAGGAATGGTGCTGACACAGAAGTATTTCGACATGTACTCTGGAG atATTAAGCTCCTGGAGAAATTCCTTCAAGAAATTCCAGAGGGTGCGCTGGTGCTTGTGGCCTCCTATGATGACCCAGGAACCAA AATGAACGATGAGACCAGGAAGCTCCTCTCCAGCTTGGGCAGTTCCTATGCAAAGCAGCTGGGCTTCAGAGATAGCTGGGTCTTCTTAGGAGCCAAAAACCTCAAGGATAAAAGCCCCTTTGAGCAG tTCTTAAAGAACAACCCAGGCACCAACAAATACGACGGCTGGCCGGAGCTGCTGGAGCTGGAGGGCTGTGTTCCCCGGAAGGTCTTTTAG
- the FAM3D gene encoding protein FAM3D isoform X1 has translation MRVSGVLRLLALIFALVTTWIFIRSYVSLDMKTIRLPRWLAGFSSAKKIRVVKTKCGLSKPCPNDFFAFKISSGAANVVGPTVCFENLVIMSPVKNNVGRGLNIALVNGTTGMVLTQKYFDMYSGDIKLLEKFLQEIPEGALVLVASYDDPGTKMNDETRKLLSSLGSSYAKQLGFRDSWVFLGAKNLKDKSPFEQFLKNNPGTNKYDGWPELLELEGCVPRKVF, from the exons ATGAGAGTGTCAG GTGTGCTTCGCCTCCTGGCCCTCATCTTTGCCCTGGTCACCACATGGATCTTTATTCGCAGCTATGTCAGCTTAGACATGAAAACTATCCGTCTGCCCCGCTGGCTGG CAGGTTTCAGCAGCGCCAAGAAGATCC GGGTCGTGAAGACCAAGTGCGGCCTCAGCAAGCCCTGCCCAAACGACTTCTTCGCCTTTAAAATCAGCAGCGGAGCCGCTAACGTGGTGGGCCCCACCGTGTGCTTCGAAAATCTTGT gatcATGAGTCCCGTGAAAAACAATGTGGGCAGAGGCCTGAACATTGCCCTGGTGAATG GAACCACAGGAATGGTGCTGACACAGAAGTATTTCGACATGTACTCTGGAG atATTAAGCTCCTGGAGAAATTCCTTCAAGAAATTCCAGAGGGTGCGCTGGTGCTTGTGGCCTCCTATGATGACCCAGGAACCAA AATGAACGATGAGACCAGGAAGCTCCTCTCCAGCTTGGGCAGTTCCTATGCAAAGCAGCTGGGCTTCAGAGATAGCTGGGTCTTCTTAGGAGCCAAAAACCTCAAGGATAAAAGCCCCTTTGAGCAG tTCTTAAAGAACAACCCAGGCACCAACAAATACGACGGCTGGCCGGAGCTGCTGGAGCTGGAGGGCTGTGTTCCCCGGAAGGTCTTTTAG